One Perca flavescens isolate YP-PL-M2 chromosome 9, PFLA_1.0, whole genome shotgun sequence genomic window carries:
- the diras1a gene encoding GTP-binding protein Di-Ras1a yields the protein MPEQSNDYRVVVFGAGGVGKSSLVLRFVKGTFRDTYIPTVEDTYRQVISCDKSVCTLQITDTTGSHQFPAMQRLSISKGHAFILVFSITSRQSLEELKPIYQQVLAIKGTVESIPIMLVGNKSDETAQREVEAKEAEAQATAWKCAFMETSAKTNSNVKELFQELLSLEKKRDMSLSIDGKRSGKQKRADKLKGKCSIM from the exons ATGCCCGAGCAGAGTAACGACTACCGGGTGGTGGTGTTCGGAGCCGGCGGCGTCGGGAAGAGCTCGCTGGTCCTTCGGTTCGTCAAAGGCACCTTCAGAGACACCTACATCCCCACCGTGGAggacacatacagacag GTGATCAGCTGTGATAAGAGCGTCTGCACGCTGCAGATCACCGACACCACAGGAAGTCACCAGTTTCCTGCCATGCAGCGCCTCTCCATCTCCAAGGGCCACGCCTTCATCCTGGTCTTCTCCATCACCAGCCGCCAATCACTGGAGGAGCTCAAACCCATATACCAACAG GTCCTGGCCATCAAAGGTACCGTGGAGTCCATTCCCATCATGCTTGTGGGCAACAAGAGTGACGAGACGGCCCAGCGCGAGGTGGAGGCGAAGGAGGCCGAGGCTCAGGCAACCGCCTGGAAGTGTGCCTTCATGGAGACGTCGGCCAAGACCAACTCCAACGTGAAGGAACTGTTCCAGGAGCTGCTGTCCCTGGAGAAGAAACGGGACATGAGCCTGAGCATCGACGGCAAGCGCTCGGGAAAACAGAAACGAGCCGACAAGCTGAAGGGGAAGTGCAGCATCATGTAG